In one Cloacibacillus porcorum genomic region, the following are encoded:
- a CDS encoding IS256 family transposase, whose translation MAKDKKITHKVQMTDGKRDIIRYLLQEYDIKSAKDIQDALKDLLGGTIKEMMETEMDEHLGYKKSQRSEGSDYRNGYKQKHVNSSFGEFCIDVPQDRESSFDPKIVRKRQKDISEIDQKIISMYAKGMTTRQISATIQDIYGFDVSEGFISDVTDKIMPQIEEWQNRALSEVYPIVFIDAIHYSVREDNAVKKLAAYVILGINSNGIKEVLCLQVGENESAKYWLTVLNSLKNRGVKDIFILCADGLSGMREAVESAFPQTEYQRCLIHQVRSTMKYVVEKDRKEFAADLKTIYQAPDESHALEAREHVAEKWGLKYANAVKGWERNWDTISPIFKFSCQVRKVIYTTNAIESLNSTYRRLNSQRSVFPSAGALLKALYLATFEATKKWSMPVRNWRSILGELAVMYEGRMPE comes from the coding sequence ATGGCAAAAGATAAGAAGATTACTCACAAAGTTCAGATGACAGACGGGAAAAGAGATATCATCAGATACCTACTTCAGGAATACGATATCAAATCTGCAAAGGATATCCAGGATGCGCTGAAAGATCTTCTGGGGGGTACGATTAAAGAGATGATGGAGACTGAGATGGACGAACATCTCGGTTATAAGAAATCTCAGCGTTCAGAAGGCAGCGACTACCGCAACGGATACAAACAAAAGCATGTAAACTCAAGTTTTGGAGAGTTTTGCATAGACGTTCCTCAGGACAGGGAATCCAGCTTCGATCCTAAGATAGTAAGAAAGCGACAAAAAGATATTTCCGAGATAGACCAGAAAATAATATCTATGTACGCTAAAGGAATGACTACCCGTCAGATATCGGCAACGATACAGGATATTTACGGGTTCGACGTTTCAGAAGGCTTCATATCGGATGTGACTGACAAGATAATGCCGCAGATCGAAGAATGGCAGAACAGGGCACTCTCCGAAGTCTATCCCATTGTTTTTATAGATGCGATTCATTATTCTGTCAGGGAAGATAACGCTGTAAAGAAGCTCGCAGCCTATGTAATACTTGGAATCAACAGCAACGGTATAAAAGAAGTGCTTTGTCTGCAGGTGGGAGAAAATGAAAGCGCCAAATACTGGCTGACAGTCCTGAATTCCCTGAAGAACCGTGGTGTAAAGGATATCTTCATTCTCTGTGCAGACGGCCTTAGCGGAATGCGCGAAGCAGTAGAAAGTGCGTTCCCGCAGACTGAATACCAGCGCTGCCTTATACATCAGGTCAGGAGCACTATGAAATATGTGGTTGAAAAAGACCGCAAAGAATTTGCCGCAGACCTAAAAACAATATATCAAGCTCCCGACGAGTCCCATGCGCTGGAAGCGAGGGAGCATGTTGCTGAGAAGTGGGGATTAAAATATGCAAATGCAGTGAAGGGGTGGGAGCGCAACTGGGATACGATCTCTCCGATATTTAAATTTTCTTGCCAGGTAAGAAAGGTCATTTACACGACAAACGCGATAGAAAGCCTTAATTCCACCTATCGCAGGCTCAACAGCCAAAGAAGCGTATTCCCCAGCGCAGGCGCCCTTCTGAAAGCCTTATATCTTGCTACTTTTGAAGCAACCAAGAAATGGAGTATGCCAGTTAGGAACTGGCGCAGTATCCTTGGTGAACTAGCTGTAATGTATGAAGGACGGATGCCTGAATAG
- a CDS encoding helix-turn-helix domain-containing protein yields the protein MAIKDRIKDLRQSSHLSQTELYNITGISQAQISKFEKGLVVPSLEAIFALAKAFKVNPIEILRDDLELLEEEVETYKNKIIMKDPISESKQLLETLNQLNENLKQLAPILTTAETTVVCSMLDLCKETLQAKKDTESAKTA from the coding sequence ATGGCAATAAAAGATAGAATCAAGGATTTGAGGCAATCGTCGCATTTATCGCAGACTGAACTTTATAATATAACTGGAATAAGCCAGGCTCAAATTAGTAAATTTGAAAAGGGGTTGGTTGTACCTTCGCTTGAGGCCATTTTTGCGTTAGCAAAGGCGTTTAAAGTTAACCCTATAGAGATATTACGTGATGATTTAGAACTCTTAGAAGAAGAGGTCGAGACTTATAAGAATAAAATAATAATGAAAGATCCAATAAGCGAATCAAAGCAGTTGCTGGAGACACTTAATCAACTAAACGAAAACTTGAAGCAACTGGCACCTATCTTAACAACAGCTGAAACAACTGTGGTTTGCTCAATGTTAGATCTTTGCAAGGAAACATTGCAAGCTAAAAAAGATACAGAATCGGCCAAGACGGCGTAA
- a CDS encoding helix-turn-helix domain-containing protein, with product MIDTKLMRLLRLEAGLTQMDMAERTGISQAHYSFIEKGKRIPAIPYLEAIAAVFGGTAKDFIVEEANPPTTRKVARSRTRESGMAAVA from the coding sequence ATGATCGACACGAAGCTGATGAGGTTGCTGAGGCTTGAGGCTGGGCTGACTCAGATGGATATGGCGGAACGGACGGGGATTTCACAGGCGCATTATTCTTTCATCGAGAAGGGCAAGCGTATTCCGGCGATTCCATATCTGGAGGCTATTGCGGCGGTGTTTGGCGGCACGGCGAAGGATTTTATTGTGGAGGAGGCAAACCCTCCCACCACCCGGAAGGTGGCGAGGTCGAGAACGCGGGAGTCCGGGATGGCGGCGGTGGCGTAG
- a CDS encoding sigma-70 family RNA polymerase sigma factor, which produces MLVSDKCMLTTEQIAAADRARDRLLDLNEEMDEDYARTKAIFQAVRLFDSLGLRDVADALEEIVCLEAVSRGRVGARLMRDLKALLDGIYGPFSRLSAEERSVLALRYWRKLDVAAVARELTFSERNVYRVTSRALGRLYRPVLEVQGLLEDWRVGRLK; this is translated from the coding sequence GTGTTGGTATCAGATAAGTGCATGTTGACGACGGAGCAGATAGCGGCGGCGGACCGGGCACGTGACCGTTTGCTGGATCTAAATGAGGAGATGGACGAGGATTATGCGCGTACTAAAGCAATATTCCAAGCGGTACGGCTGTTCGACTCGCTGGGGCTGCGTGATGTGGCCGACGCTTTGGAGGAAATAGTTTGTTTAGAGGCTGTTTCCCGAGGCCGTGTTGGCGCACGGCTTATGCGAGATCTTAAGGCTCTTTTGGATGGCATTTACGGGCCTTTCAGCAGGCTTTCGGCGGAGGAGCGCAGTGTTTTGGCCCTGCGTTATTGGCGGAAGCTCGACGTTGCGGCCGTCGCGCGTGAACTTACGTTCAGCGAGAGGAATGTTTATCGGGTGACAAGCCGTGCGCTCGGCCGTCTTTACCGGCCTGTTTTGGAGGTGCAGGGACTGCTTGAGGACTGGCGGGTGGGTAGGCTGAAATGA
- a CDS encoding type II toxin-antitoxin system YafQ family toxin → MSKYTVKYTSRFKKEAKRAEKQGKNMALLKTTAALLSSGEPLPPKFKDHALTGNWEGYRECHLSPDWLLIYLIENDVLVLTLTRTGSHAEIFNK, encoded by the coding sequence ATGAGTAAATACACGGTCAAGTACACGTCCAGATTTAAAAAAGAGGCGAAGCGCGCCGAAAAACAGGGCAAGAACATGGCGTTGCTGAAAACAACGGCTGCGCTTCTCTCCTCCGGCGAGCCCTTGCCGCCTAAATTCAAAGATCATGCCCTCACCGGCAACTGGGAAGGTTATCGAGAGTGCCATCTCTCGCCGGACTGGCTGCTCATCTATCTCATCGAAAACGACGTCCTTGTCCTCACCCTCACCCGTACCGGCAGCCACGCCGAGATATTCAACAAATAA
- a CDS encoding type II toxin-antitoxin system RelB/DinJ family antitoxin, with product MATKTAMLHIRIEPEIKEEADYIFGQIGITTSDAVKIFLHKAIYSSGFPFEVTAPTYNAETIAAMKEAKRIAHDPNVKGYTDMDELMKDLLADE from the coding sequence ATGGCCACCAAGACCGCCATGCTGCACATAAGGATAGAACCGGAGATAAAAGAAGAAGCCGATTACATCTTCGGGCAAATAGGCATCACGACCTCCGACGCCGTTAAAATATTCCTGCACAAAGCCATCTATTCATCCGGCTTTCCGTTTGAAGTGACCGCACCGACATACAACGCCGAGACCATCGCGGCCATGAAAGAGGCTAAACGCATCGCGCACGATCCGAACGTAAAAGGCTACACCGACATGGACGAGCTGATGAAAGACCTGTTGGCGGATGAGTAA
- a CDS encoding terminase small subunit has protein sequence MALSEMQERFCQFYVGECRGNGTEAVVRAGYTENRSSTAVIASQNLRKLNIISRIKDLRREALEASGFDKERVREAIMRRMMGIVSTSLTDIVHISPSRDDPHRGEILKELAEKNGGQQILDFGELLFVPTTGLTDEADGAIKKFKAIQPTEHSDGGLEVEMHDPIAAARLLAEISGLKQPDTEVNVNVSPAVILQQVEARKAGASANG, from the coding sequence ATGGCGCTTAGCGAGATGCAGGAGCGTTTTTGTCAGTTTTATGTCGGTGAATGCCGTGGCAACGGGACTGAGGCAGTCGTCCGCGCCGGGTATACTGAGAATAGAAGTTCTACCGCTGTTATTGCCAGCCAGAACTTAAGGAAGCTTAATATTATCAGTCGTATCAAGGATTTAAGACGTGAAGCACTCGAAGCCTCCGGCTTTGATAAGGAGCGGGTGCGTGAGGCGATAATGCGGCGAATGATGGGGATCGTGAGCACGAGCCTGACGGATATCGTGCATATTTCACCCAGCAGGGACGATCCTCACCGCGGTGAGATATTAAAAGAGCTTGCTGAGAAGAACGGCGGCCAGCAGATACTTGATTTCGGCGAGCTGCTTTTTGTGCCGACGACGGGGCTGACCGATGAGGCGGACGGCGCGATCAAGAAGTTCAAGGCGATTCAGCCGACGGAGCATTCCGACGGCGGTCTTGAGGTGGAGATGCACGACCCCATTGCCGCCGCGCGTCTGTTGGCGGAGATATCGGGGCTCAAACAGCCGGATACGGAGGTAAACGTGAATGTCTCTCCGGCGGTGATTTTACAGCAGGTGGAGGCCCGCAAGGCGGGGGCGAGCGCCAATGGATAA
- a CDS encoding DEAD/DEAH box helicase family protein, with amino-acid sequence MDNGLVELVERWRDSPRDFVIECLGATPTEQQRAVLDTLASPGAKITIRSGHGTGKSTLFAWTALWALCCFLDVKVPVTAPTAHQLSDVLWAEIKKWHGSMLEPWKSSIKFKADKIIMENSPGFVAARTGRKETPEALQGFHAKNLIFLIDEASGIPEQVFETARGSLSTPGARILMAANPTRLTGYFYNSHHKNRDLWSRFVFSCVNSPNVDAEYVKQIAEEYGEDSDMYRVRVLGEFPHASVSQFMPGDVVEAAMGRCLAATVRLFF; translated from the coding sequence ATGGATAACGGTCTTGTAGAACTGGTGGAGCGCTGGCGTGATTCTCCTCGCGATTTTGTGATCGAGTGTCTTGGCGCAACGCCTACGGAGCAGCAGCGGGCGGTGCTTGATACGCTTGCAAGCCCGGGCGCTAAGATTACGATTCGTTCCGGGCACGGAACTGGAAAGAGTACGCTGTTTGCCTGGACTGCTTTGTGGGCGCTTTGCTGTTTTTTAGATGTTAAGGTTCCGGTTACAGCTCCTACGGCGCACCAACTGTCGGATGTTTTGTGGGCGGAAATCAAGAAATGGCACGGGAGTATGCTTGAGCCGTGGAAGAGCTCTATTAAGTTTAAAGCAGATAAGATTATTATGGAGAATTCGCCGGGGTTTGTGGCGGCACGCACCGGAAGGAAGGAAACGCCGGAAGCTTTGCAGGGGTTTCACGCGAAGAATTTAATTTTCCTCATAGATGAAGCGTCCGGCATTCCGGAGCAGGTTTTTGAGACTGCAAGAGGTTCTCTTTCGACGCCTGGGGCACGTATCTTAATGGCGGCGAATCCTACACGTCTGACTGGATATTTTTATAATTCGCATCACAAGAACCGAGACTTATGGTCGCGGTTTGTTTTTTCGTGTGTCAACAGTCCCAACGTGGATGCTGAATATGTGAAGCAGATTGCCGAGGAGTACGGGGAGGACAGCGATATGTACCGCGTGCGCGTGCTGGGGGAGTTTCCGCACGCCTCTGTCTCGCAGTTTATGCCCGGCGACGTCGTAGAGGCGGCGATGGGGCGATGTTTGGCGGCGACCGTTCGGTTATTTTTCTGA
- a CDS encoding Ada metal-binding domain-containing protein: MKRLTTAIVILAILMTAALCAAGEKYVASRHNKPFHTLSCRWAKKISPENAVYYSTRDEAINDGHRPCKVCRP, from the coding sequence ATGAAAAGGCTGACCACAGCCATCGTCATACTGGCGATACTTATGACGGCAGCCCTATGCGCCGCCGGAGAAAAGTATGTCGCCTCGCGTCATAATAAGCCCTTTCATACGCTTAGCTGCCGCTGGGCAAAGAAGATATCCCCGGAGAACGCCGTCTATTACAGCACAAGAGACGAGGCGATAAACGACGGTCACCGGCCCTGCAAGGTATGCAGGCCGTAG
- the guaA gene encoding glutamine-hydrolyzing GMP synthase, which produces MKRENKILIIDCGSQYTQLIARRVRELGVYSEILFWDSPIEKLRESNPTGIIISGGPRSVLDGDAPAVPMEILNAGVPVLGICYGMQLLAHQFGGAVERGSSAEYGRAAVEVDEGRLFTRCGGDKKLTVWMSHWDEVKRLPDGFKVTARSESGAMAGFESPDGRVTALQFHPEVAHTPKGQEILSAFLFDICGCTADWTLGNEWIDHEIEKIRAKVGGGKVICGLSGGVDSTVSAVITQRAVGSQLHCIFVDHGMLRKDEGRQVMETYRSLNLNVHFVDASERFLTALAGVTEPERKRKIIGELFIRVFEEEARRLGGSDWLLQGTIYPDVVESGHGGGGVIKSHHNVGGLPDDMKMGLLEPLRDLFKDEVRRVGKVLGIAPHFLGRHPFPGPGLAVRCLGELKKERLDILREADAIFIEETRKAGLYDSIWQAFCALLPVRSVGVVGDVRTYGETIALRAVSSLDAMTAEWVHLPYELLDTVSRRICNEVPQVNRVVLDVTSKPPATIEWE; this is translated from the coding sequence ATGAAAAGAGAGAATAAGATACTTATTATTGACTGCGGTTCACAATATACACAGCTGATAGCCAGACGCGTACGCGAGCTGGGTGTTTACAGCGAGATACTTTTCTGGGATTCACCGATAGAGAAGCTCAGAGAATCAAATCCGACAGGAATTATAATTTCCGGCGGCCCGCGCAGCGTACTTGACGGCGACGCGCCCGCCGTCCCGATGGAAATCCTTAACGCCGGCGTCCCCGTGCTGGGGATATGCTACGGCATGCAGCTGCTGGCGCATCAGTTCGGCGGCGCAGTCGAGCGCGGCAGCTCAGCGGAATATGGGCGCGCGGCGGTAGAAGTTGATGAGGGACGCCTCTTTACACGCTGCGGCGGCGATAAAAAACTGACGGTCTGGATGAGCCATTGGGATGAGGTAAAGAGACTCCCAGATGGTTTCAAGGTCACGGCGCGCAGCGAGAGCGGCGCGATGGCGGGCTTTGAATCGCCTGACGGCCGCGTGACGGCACTGCAGTTCCATCCGGAGGTGGCGCATACGCCTAAGGGACAGGAGATCCTCTCCGCGTTTCTCTTTGATATCTGCGGCTGCACTGCAGACTGGACGCTTGGCAATGAATGGATAGACCATGAAATAGAAAAAATACGTGCGAAGGTCGGCGGCGGAAAGGTCATCTGCGGCCTCTCCGGCGGCGTCGATTCGACCGTCTCGGCGGTGATCACGCAGCGCGCCGTCGGCAGCCAGCTCCACTGTATCTTTGTCGACCACGGGATGCTCCGTAAAGATGAGGGGCGGCAGGTCATGGAGACATACCGCTCGCTGAACCTCAATGTGCATTTCGTGGACGCCAGCGAGCGCTTCCTGACCGCCCTCGCCGGAGTGACGGAGCCGGAGCGCAAGCGTAAGATCATCGGCGAACTCTTCATCCGCGTATTTGAAGAAGAGGCGCGCCGCCTCGGCGGCTCCGACTGGCTGCTGCAGGGGACGATCTACCCCGACGTCGTAGAGAGCGGGCACGGCGGCGGCGGCGTTATCAAGAGCCACCACAATGTCGGAGGCCTGCCCGACGATATGAAGATGGGACTGCTTGAGCCGCTGCGCGACCTCTTTAAGGACGAAGTGCGCCGCGTCGGCAAGGTGCTCGGCATTGCGCCGCATTTCCTTGGACGCCACCCCTTCCCCGGACCGGGACTGGCCGTGCGCTGCCTTGGAGAGCTTAAAAAAGAGCGTCTCGACATTCTGCGTGAGGCGGACGCGATATTTATTGAAGAGACCCGCAAAGCGGGGCTATATGATTCCATCTGGCAGGCCTTCTGCGCTCTGCTGCCGGTGCGCAGCGTCGGCGTGGTCGGCGACGTGCGCACCTACGGCGAAACGATCGCGCTGCGCGCCGTCTCCTCGCTGGACGCTATGACGGCGGAGTGGGTGCATCTGCCCTACGAACTGCTCGACACAGTCTCGCGCCGCATCTGCAACGAAGTCCCGCAGGTCAACCGCGTGGTGCTTGACGTAACCTCCAAGCCTCCGGCAACTATTGAGTGGGAGTGA
- a CDS encoding helix-turn-helix domain-containing protein, producing the protein MAIGERIRFFRNMKGITQKYLGMVVGFPERSADVRMAQYETGSRTPKADLTKTLADFFDISPDALTVPDIDTDIGLMHTLFALEDIRGLTIGEIDGEVCLRLDKSKGKTYANMLDMLSAWAEQAKKLEAGEITREDYDRWRYNYPKYDTTLRWAKVPSQELSDFLVDALKDSPDTDE; encoded by the coding sequence ATGGCGATTGGTGAACGTATTCGTTTCTTCCGCAACATGAAGGGCATCACACAGAAGTATCTTGGCATGGTGGTGGGTTTCCCGGAACGCTCCGCCGATGTGCGTATGGCACAGTATGAAACCGGGAGCCGCACCCCCAAGGCCGACCTGACAAAGACCCTGGCTGACTTCTTTGATATTTCCCCTGATGCCCTGACCGTCCCTGACATAGATACCGACATCGGCCTGATGCACACCCTCTTTGCTTTGGAGGATATTCGGGGGCTGACTATTGGGGAGATTGACGGCGAGGTTTGTCTGCGTCTGGACAAATCCAAAGGCAAGACCTATGCCAATATGCTTGATATGCTGTCCGCCTGGGCGGAGCAGGCCAAGAAGCTGGAGGCCGGGGAGATCACCAGGGAGGACTATGACCGCTGGCGGTACAACTACCCCAAGTACGACACCACCCTGCGGTGGGCAAAAGTTCCCTCACAGGAATTGAGTGATTTCCTGGTGGATGCACTCAAAGATAGCCCCGATACTGATGAATAG
- a CDS encoding helix-turn-helix transcriptional regulator — MENRFIRAEEVADELGVSKPYAYKLIRQLNEELKDKGFITIAGRVNRQYFNERLYGARKEGN; from the coding sequence ATGGAGAACAGATTCATCCGGGCGGAAGAAGTTGCGGACGAGCTGGGTGTATCGAAGCCCTACGCCTATAAACTCATCCGGCAGCTCAACGAAGAATTGAAGGACAAGGGCTTCATCACCATCGCAGGGCGGGTCAACCGCCAGTATTTCAACGAACGGCTCTACGGGGCCAGAAAGGAAGGGAACTAA
- a CDS encoding site-specific integrase, whose amino-acid sequence MPVFKDEARGTWYVMVRYQDWTGERKQKCKRGFATKREAQEWERSFQMQTSGDLDMTFEAFTELYTKDMKPRLKENTWLTKENIIQKKILPYFGKRKISEITTKDVIAWQNELLAYRDEKRKPYSATYLKTLHNQLSAIFNHAVRFYELRSNPAAKAGNMGSEERKEMLFWTKAEYQKFADAMMDKPVSYYAFEMLYWCGIREGELLALTPADFDFEAGTVKISKSYQRLHGKDVITTPKTKKSNRTIKMPNFLCDEMKDYLGMLYGIKKKERIFTITKSYLHHEMDRGAKSAGVKRIRIHDLRHSHISLLIDMGFSAVAIADRVGHESIEITYRYAHLFPSKQTEMADKLDFERMGA is encoded by the coding sequence ATGCCAGTCTTTAAGGACGAAGCAAGAGGAACATGGTACGTCATGGTGCGGTATCAGGACTGGACGGGGGAGCGCAAACAGAAGTGCAAGCGTGGCTTTGCCACCAAACGGGAGGCCCAGGAGTGGGAGCGCAGTTTCCAGATGCAGACCTCCGGCGACCTGGATATGACCTTTGAAGCCTTTACCGAGCTTTACACCAAGGATATGAAACCCCGGCTCAAGGAGAACACCTGGCTGACCAAGGAGAACATCATCCAGAAGAAAATTCTGCCCTACTTTGGCAAGCGGAAGATTAGCGAGATCACCACCAAGGACGTGATCGCATGGCAGAACGAGTTGCTGGCCTACCGGGACGAGAAGCGCAAGCCCTACTCGGCTACCTACCTCAAAACCCTGCACAACCAGCTTAGCGCCATCTTCAATCACGCTGTCCGCTTCTATGAGCTGCGCTCCAATCCCGCCGCCAAGGCTGGGAACATGGGGTCAGAGGAACGGAAGGAAATGCTGTTCTGGACGAAAGCGGAGTACCAGAAGTTTGCAGATGCCATGATGGACAAGCCCGTTTCCTACTACGCCTTTGAAATGCTCTACTGGTGTGGTATTCGGGAGGGGGAACTGCTGGCCCTGACCCCGGCAGACTTTGACTTTGAGGCCGGGACGGTGAAAATCAGCAAGTCCTATCAGCGGCTCCACGGCAAGGACGTCATTACCACGCCAAAGACGAAGAAAAGCAACCGCACCATTAAAATGCCCAACTTCCTCTGTGACGAGATGAAGGATTACCTGGGGATGCTCTACGGTATCAAGAAGAAGGAGCGCATTTTCACCATCACGAAAAGCTATCTCCACCATGAGATGGACAGAGGGGCGAAGTCGGCAGGGGTCAAGCGTATCAGAATCCACGACCTCCGGCATTCGCACATCTCACTTCTGATTGACATGGGCTTCTCCGCTGTGGCGATTGCTGACCGTGTGGGGCATGAGAGTATCGAGATCACCTATCGCTATGCCCACCTGTTTCCGTCCAAGCAGACGGAAATGGCAGACAAATTGGACTTTGAAAGGATGGGAGCGTAA
- a CDS encoding plasmid mobilization protein: protein MSAKNLDTHNRWRNKTVAFRVSPEENKQIDAAVRLSGLTKQDYITRRLLDRAVVVQGNPRVYKALRDQLAAVLGELRRIEAGGDVGDELLATIDLISVTLGGMKED, encoded by the coding sequence ATGTCAGCTAAGAATTTGGACACTCACAACCGCTGGAGGAACAAGACCGTGGCCTTCCGGGTATCCCCGGAGGAAAACAAGCAGATTGACGCCGCTGTGCGGCTCTCTGGCCTGACGAAGCAGGACTACATCACCCGGCGGCTCTTAGACCGGGCCGTGGTGGTGCAGGGCAATCCCAGGGTCTACAAGGCCCTGCGTGACCAACTCGCCGCCGTCCTGGGGGAACTGCGGCGCATTGAGGCCGGGGGCGACGTGGGGGATGAACTTCTCGCCACCATTGACCTTATCTCAGTGACGCTGGGCGGCATGAAGGAGGATTGA
- a CDS encoding helicase RepA family protein — protein sequence MDSRETKRTVPVPSVGADGEQPNSQTTTQSIAEETAENNPQEKDLEEMLRDMRRMNDPAYLHTVSMNDLYQNIYQSRPPVIDGLLYPGTYLFAGAPKVGKSFLMAQLAYHVSMGLPLWGYPVHKGTVLYLALEDDHRRLQGRLYRMFGTEGTDNLLFAVYAKQLGVGLEEQLKKFVREHPNTKLIIIDTLQKIREAGGDKYSYANDYEVVGKLKRLADDCGVCLLLVHHTRKQQADDKFDMISGTNGLLGAADGAFLLQKEKRTDGSAVLDVAGRDQQDQRFYLTRDKERLIWTLERTETEAWTEPPDPVLEAIAALVTAEKPTWGGTATELVAALQTDMKPNALAMRLNVRAGKLLIDYHIRYENSRSHAGRSISLTLEPSQA from the coding sequence ATGGATTCCAGAGAAACGAAAAGGACTGTCCCGGTTCCGTCTGTTGGCGCAGACGGGGAACAGCCCAATTCTCAAACAACTACCCAAAGTATAGCAGAGGAAACGGCTGAAAACAACCCCCAAGAGAAAGATTTAGAGGAAATGCTCCGGGATATGCGGCGCATGAACGACCCAGCCTACCTCCACACAGTTTCCATGAACGACCTTTACCAGAACATCTACCAGAGCAGACCGCCCGTAATAGACGGTCTGCTCTACCCTGGGACGTACCTCTTTGCGGGAGCGCCCAAGGTGGGCAAGTCGTTCCTGATGGCCCAGCTTGCCTACCATGTCAGCATGGGCCTCCCCCTGTGGGGCTACCCTGTCCACAAGGGGACTGTCCTCTATCTGGCGTTGGAGGACGACCACCGCCGCTTGCAGGGGCGGCTATACCGAATGTTCGGCACAGAGGGCACCGACAATCTGCTCTTTGCGGTCTACGCCAAACAGCTTGGCGTTGGCCTGGAGGAACAGCTAAAGAAGTTCGTCCGGGAACACCCGAACACCAAGCTGATTATCATTGACACCCTCCAGAAAATCCGGGAGGCTGGTGGGGATAAGTACAGCTACGCCAACGATTACGAGGTGGTGGGTAAGCTGAAACGCCTTGCCGATGATTGCGGCGTCTGCCTCCTGCTGGTACACCACACTCGAAAGCAACAGGCAGATGACAAATTCGATATGATCTCCGGCACCAACGGTCTGCTGGGAGCGGCGGACGGGGCCTTTCTTCTTCAAAAGGAGAAGCGGACAGACGGCAGCGCCGTTCTGGACGTGGCCGGGCGTGACCAGCAAGACCAGCGATTCTATCTTACCAGGGACAAGGAACGGCTGATATGGACGCTGGAGCGTACGGAAACGGAGGCATGGACAGAGCCGCCCGACCCGGTGCTGGAGGCCATAGCCGCCCTTGTGACGGCGGAGAAGCCGACCTGGGGTGGTACGGCCACCGAGCTGGTAGCGGCGCTCCAGACCGACATGAAGCCCAACGCCCTGGCGATGCGGCTAAACGTCCGGGCCGGGAAGCTGCTGATAGACTACCACATCCGCTATGAGAACAGCAGGAGCCACGCCGGGAGAAGTATCAGCCTGACGCTGGAACCGTCCCAGGCGTGA